From Spirosoma aerolatum, one genomic window encodes:
- a CDS encoding glycoside hydrolase family 10 protein, whose protein sequence is MTLTKRYLLAALFCLCVQGGQAQALKRSNVPAPAFEVTGSIYPWEVHDEGMDLILDNMTRIAGVNSVYLIAVMHEEHRPFNNDKLPGTFTFIHNPVRSQWDAEDSRAYFKPDMAMYGKIKPLMSRESWLNDTDWLKIVLDKAHARGLRAGVEVSHTYIPVEVLNAHPEYKQRDINDKPVDRPCTNNPDVRAYLTTLYTDLARHYDVDYIQTCMLLFSRSDDPVKGGSCFCSSCKHKAKAMGFDMEAAMPVLKDNPYAEPQLSNWRKFRRDCTTEIYKEVTDKIHHENPAIDFRLNDLNDRTSGLTLEELKGNINSVHLSTHTEQNGYQKSDRKSRILTTQYFMGNDIRIIPGVPTRLLTTPEIIKSSIKISVENGSKGIGIKHYDGSPYSNLRAVRNGLSEAGVAGFTPILGVEAEDMTLAGYTPDKFLIEKCVQTTGKGTARSTFNQPSGVYDVVVSYVDEKGGQGNLSLAVAGKQKAAWKLSEDVDCWRRKTIPNVKINTGDAIELTGVADGTETARVDFIEFVAQTKPVATQKNDRRPGKSE, encoded by the coding sequence ATGACTCTTACTAAACGCTATCTTCTGGCAGCCCTGTTTTGCCTGTGTGTTCAAGGGGGGCAGGCTCAGGCTCTAAAACGATCGAATGTTCCGGCTCCGGCTTTCGAGGTGACGGGCAGTATTTATCCCTGGGAAGTACACGACGAAGGGATGGACCTGATTCTGGACAATATGACCCGAATTGCGGGCGTCAATTCGGTGTACCTGATTGCCGTGATGCATGAAGAACACCGGCCGTTCAACAACGACAAACTGCCCGGTACATTCACGTTTATCCACAATCCGGTTCGGTCGCAGTGGGATGCCGAAGATTCCCGCGCGTATTTCAAGCCGGATATGGCCATGTACGGCAAAATCAAGCCCCTGATGTCGCGCGAGTCGTGGCTAAATGATACCGACTGGCTGAAAATCGTGCTCGACAAAGCCCACGCACGTGGCTTACGGGCCGGGGTTGAAGTATCACATACGTATATACCCGTCGAAGTGCTGAACGCGCATCCCGAATACAAACAGCGCGATATAAACGATAAGCCTGTCGATCGGCCCTGCACCAATAATCCGGATGTACGGGCGTATCTGACCACACTCTATACCGATCTGGCGAGGCATTACGATGTCGATTATATCCAGACCTGTATGCTGCTGTTCAGCCGGTCCGACGATCCGGTAAAAGGTGGCTCCTGTTTTTGTAGCTCCTGCAAGCATAAGGCCAAAGCAATGGGTTTCGATATGGAAGCGGCTATGCCCGTTCTGAAAGACAACCCCTACGCCGAACCGCAGTTGAGCAACTGGCGTAAATTCCGACGGGACTGTACCACCGAGATTTACAAGGAGGTAACCGATAAAATTCACCATGAAAATCCGGCTATCGACTTCCGGCTGAACGACCTGAACGATCGCACTTCGGGCTTAACGCTGGAAGAACTGAAAGGAAACATCAACTCGGTTCACCTCTCGACCCACACCGAACAGAACGGCTATCAGAAATCGGACCGTAAATCGCGGATACTGACCACCCAGTATTTTATGGGCAACGACATTCGGATTATTCCCGGTGTACCCACTCGGTTACTCACCACGCCAGAAATTATCAAATCGAGCATTAAAATTTCGGTTGAAAACGGCTCGAAAGGCATTGGTATCAAACACTACGATGGATCACCGTACTCGAATCTGCGAGCGGTTCGGAATGGCCTGAGCGAAGCAGGGGTAGCCGGTTTTACACCCATCCTGGGGGTCGAAGCCGAAGATATGACCTTGGCTGGCTATACGCCTGATAAATTCCTGATTGAAAAATGCGTGCAGACAACTGGAAAAGGAACCGCCAGGTCGACGTTCAACCAGCCATCGGGCGTATATGATGTGGTGGTTTCTTATGTTGATGAAAAAGGGGGTCAGGGTAATTTATCACTGGCTGTGGCTGGCAAGCAAAAAGCTGCGTGGAAGCTCAGCGAGGATGTAGACTGCTGGCGACGAAAAACCATTCCCAATGTAAAAATAAACACGGGCGATGCGATTGAGCTAACGGGCGTGGCCGATGGCACAGAAACCGCCCGCGTCGATTTTATCGAGTTTGTGGCACAAACAAAGCCAGTGGCTACTCAGAAAAATGATCGCAGACCAGGCAAAAGCGAATAA
- a CDS encoding low affinity iron permease family protein gives MEASFNPSEHTHKGFFERFSSAVAKATGSSAAFILAMASVIVWAALGPVFGYSENWQLVINTGTTIITFLMVFVIQKAQNKESLSVQLKLNELIAATKGASNRLVASENLSEEELEILYKHYCAMAELTKQTSDLRKSHSVEEAIEKTEEKLGAQVREVAHKKTTHKKA, from the coding sequence ATGGAAGCTTCATTCAATCCGTCAGAACATACGCACAAAGGCTTTTTTGAGCGATTTTCATCTGCTGTTGCCAAAGCCACAGGCTCATCGGCCGCCTTTATTCTGGCAATGGCATCCGTTATTGTCTGGGCCGCTTTAGGGCCCGTTTTTGGCTATTCCGAAAACTGGCAACTCGTAATCAATACCGGAACGACCATTATTACTTTTTTGATGGTATTTGTTATCCAGAAAGCGCAGAACAAGGAATCGTTATCGGTTCAGCTCAAACTCAATGAATTGATTGCCGCAACTAAAGGAGCCAGTAACCGATTGGTAGCCAGCGAAAACCTGAGCGAAGAAGAACTGGAGATTCTCTACAAACATTACTGCGCGATGGCAGAGTTGACGAAACAAACCAGCGACTTACGCAAATCGCACTCGGTAGAGGAAGCAATTGAGAAGACGGAAGAAAAACTAGGGGCACAGGTGCGCGAAGTAGCCCATAAAAAAACGACTCATAAAAAAGCATGA
- a CDS encoding GH92 family glycosyl hydrolase codes for MATHNQSGIKRGLAGLLLSVLVAQVGWAQPGKPINPALNYIDPTIGNVAPLLNTNRPVAHLPNQMVRVFPHRQDHLDMQITDFPMLSQNIITPQMVFAIKPAKGALADTAWFRRLTYDHDLEVTRPWYYSVKLTDDDILLEFTPGARTGIYRFTFPAGVKKNLLLSHNYANGTYDFQNGNAVVGTEFVNDAIHEQKGMAYLYGVFTGKPQTGKRDGEKDWGRYTVSGIPEKPKKVPGERAYASYSESDGPVVEFRYGVSFISVEQAKKNLEAELTGVSFDQQKANGQAAWAKAIGKITVEGGTEAQKRTFYTSLYRCYARMVDMTEGGKYYSGYDKQVHTDSRPFYTDDYTWGNYLALHPLQIILNPKGEADMLESYVRMYKESGWMPEYPKPYGDRPGMFGFKSSVVFLDAYRKGIRNFDVKAAFEGMLKNAEQATMLPFRNGPKGDLEDFYAKSGYYPALRPGEKETDAFASQKPGQKRSAVAITLGDCYDSWALSEMAKTLGNETVYAKYAPRTQNYRNLWNPKYNMFIPKDAQGNWIDIDPKFDGGHNGFDYYNENNGWSYMWNAQQDLSGLRELMGGPEKMEQNLDQLFREGMEKSKPVFWEMWPNQTGMIGQFAMGNQVTFFIPYLFNYTNASWKTQKYTRLLLDTWFQDTIFGVPGDEDGGSMSSFVVFSAMGFYPTTPGIPRYSITSPLFTKVSVALPNGKTFTISAPKSSRTNKYIQSATLNGKPLTSLSFTHDDLMQGGTLVLDMGEKTDKKWDMQN; via the coding sequence ATGGCAACGCACAATCAATCAGGAATAAAGCGAGGGCTGGCCGGTTTGCTGCTAAGCGTTTTAGTGGCTCAGGTCGGTTGGGCGCAACCTGGCAAACCGATTAATCCGGCTCTGAACTACATCGACCCGACCATTGGCAATGTGGCCCCGCTGCTGAATACCAATCGGCCTGTAGCGCATTTGCCCAATCAGATGGTGCGCGTGTTTCCGCATCGGCAGGACCACCTCGACATGCAGATCACGGACTTTCCGATGCTGTCGCAGAACATCATTACGCCCCAGATGGTCTTCGCCATCAAACCCGCCAAAGGGGCGCTAGCCGATACGGCCTGGTTCCGTCGGCTCACCTACGACCACGATCTGGAAGTGACGCGCCCCTGGTATTACTCCGTCAAACTGACCGACGATGACATTCTGCTGGAGTTTACACCGGGTGCGCGGACGGGTATTTATCGCTTTACCTTTCCGGCGGGTGTTAAGAAAAACCTGCTCCTGTCGCACAATTATGCCAACGGTACCTACGATTTTCAGAACGGAAACGCCGTTGTGGGCACCGAGTTTGTGAACGATGCGATTCATGAACAGAAGGGCATGGCCTACCTGTACGGTGTGTTTACAGGCAAGCCTCAAACCGGCAAGCGCGACGGCGAAAAAGACTGGGGACGCTATACGGTGAGTGGTATTCCTGAAAAACCGAAAAAAGTGCCGGGTGAACGGGCCTATGCAAGTTATTCTGAGTCAGACGGTCCAGTAGTCGAGTTTCGGTATGGAGTTTCGTTTATTAGCGTTGAACAGGCGAAGAAGAATCTGGAAGCCGAACTCACGGGCGTCAGTTTCGACCAGCAAAAGGCTAATGGACAGGCTGCCTGGGCCAAAGCCATCGGAAAAATCACCGTAGAAGGTGGTACCGAAGCGCAGAAACGCACGTTTTATACATCCCTGTACCGCTGTTACGCCCGCATGGTCGACATGACCGAAGGGGGGAAATACTACAGTGGCTACGACAAGCAGGTGCATACCGATTCGCGCCCGTTCTACACCGACGATTACACCTGGGGCAATTACCTGGCTCTACACCCGCTGCAAATTATCCTGAATCCGAAAGGCGAAGCCGACATGCTGGAATCCTATGTGCGGATGTACAAGGAAAGCGGCTGGATGCCGGAATACCCGAAACCGTATGGTGATCGACCGGGGATGTTTGGTTTCAAATCGAGCGTTGTATTTCTGGATGCCTATCGCAAGGGGATACGTAATTTCGATGTTAAAGCTGCGTTTGAAGGGATGCTCAAAAACGCCGAACAGGCCACCATGCTCCCGTTCCGTAATGGTCCAAAAGGTGATCTGGAAGACTTCTATGCGAAGAGTGGCTATTATCCAGCGCTTCGTCCCGGCGAAAAAGAGACCGATGCGTTTGCCTCCCAGAAGCCCGGTCAGAAACGGTCGGCCGTGGCCATAACCCTGGGCGATTGTTACGATAGCTGGGCCTTGAGTGAGATGGCCAAAACGTTGGGTAACGAAACTGTCTACGCTAAATATGCTCCCCGAACACAGAACTACCGGAATCTGTGGAACCCCAAATACAACATGTTCATCCCGAAAGATGCCCAGGGTAACTGGATCGACATCGACCCGAAATTCGACGGAGGGCATAACGGGTTCGATTACTACAACGAGAACAACGGCTGGAGCTACATGTGGAATGCCCAGCAGGACCTCTCCGGCTTACGGGAGCTAATGGGTGGCCCCGAAAAAATGGAACAGAATCTGGATCAGCTTTTCCGCGAAGGCATGGAGAAAAGCAAACCCGTATTTTGGGAAATGTGGCCCAACCAGACGGGCATGATTGGCCAGTTTGCGATGGGCAATCAGGTGACGTTTTTTATTCCCTACCTGTTCAACTACACCAACGCATCCTGGAAAACCCAGAAGTACACCCGGCTGCTGCTGGACACCTGGTTTCAGGATACCATTTTCGGGGTTCCCGGCGATGAGGATGGTGGTTCGATGTCGTCGTTTGTGGTTTTTTCGGCGATGGGTTTTTATCCAACCACGCCCGGTATTCCCCGCTATTCGATCACCAGCCCGCTGTTCACCAAAGTTAGTGTGGCACTGCCTAACGGCAAGACATTTACCATATCGGCTCCCAAATCGTCCCGTACCAACAAGTACATTCAGTCGGCTACGCTGAACGGCAAGCCACTGACCTCGCTTTCGTTTACGCATGATGACCTGATGCAGGGCGGCACGCTGGTGCTGGATATGGGCGAGAAAACCGACAAAAAATGGGACATGCAAAACTGA
- a CDS encoding RagB/SusD family nutrient uptake outer membrane protein → MKKIICLLTLASVLTTSCQKSFIELNPISTVSVDAVYKTDKDFQDAVVGIYAMLRNQYQDFWIFGDLRADDSWHALGNDAFLVSVDKFNMNSDANLMISTWRNYYSAINRANLVLSKLETADPAVVTNKDRHVGEARFLRAFAYFDLVRIFGDVPLNTKPTTADEGYTKVREKVDKIYDEVIIKDLMEAETKLPAKYTGVDVGRATKGAAKAILGRVYMTRKDFVKAEAKLQEVTTLGYALLPNYSDLFDYTKDEHHSEYIFDIEYQDGNLGAGSGFSNKFLPKSANSAAEAFYGIKGGAGEQNTPTLALFDSFDPKDPRRDITVAKGYTDNNGVFQGFLQIATFTKKYLAATNSLNDSKANWKVIRYADVLLMYAEALNENGKTDQALTYLNQVRTRAKMPAYPTMTKDLLRTKIYDERVYELSMEGVRWFDLARTGRLDAVMGPLGYKPFNALFPIPLVEIQIINNPSVLPQNPGYS, encoded by the coding sequence ATGAAAAAGATAATTTGTCTACTTACGCTGGCATCGGTGCTTACCACGTCGTGCCAAAAGAGTTTCATCGAATTGAATCCCATTTCCACCGTTAGTGTGGATGCCGTTTACAAAACGGATAAAGACTTTCAGGATGCTGTGGTGGGTATCTATGCCATGCTGCGGAATCAGTATCAGGACTTCTGGATCTTTGGTGATCTGCGGGCCGATGATTCCTGGCACGCGCTGGGCAACGACGCTTTCCTGGTATCGGTCGATAAGTTCAACATGAACAGCGATGCTAACCTGATGATTTCGACCTGGCGGAACTATTACAGCGCCATCAACCGGGCCAATCTGGTTCTGTCGAAACTGGAAACGGCCGATCCGGCTGTGGTAACGAACAAAGATCGGCATGTGGGGGAAGCCAGGTTTCTGCGCGCGTTTGCCTACTTCGATCTGGTGCGCATTTTTGGCGATGTGCCATTAAACACCAAGCCGACAACGGCCGACGAAGGGTATACGAAAGTTCGGGAGAAGGTCGATAAGATTTATGATGAGGTAATCATTAAAGATCTGATGGAAGCCGAAACGAAGCTGCCTGCCAAATACACGGGCGTCGATGTAGGCCGTGCGACTAAAGGGGCTGCGAAGGCTATTCTGGGACGTGTGTACATGACCCGTAAGGATTTCGTAAAGGCCGAAGCCAAGCTTCAGGAAGTGACTACATTGGGCTACGCACTCCTGCCGAACTATAGCGATCTGTTCGACTACACCAAAGATGAACACCATAGCGAGTATATCTTCGATATTGAGTATCAGGACGGTAACCTGGGTGCAGGCAGCGGTTTTTCAAACAAGTTTCTGCCAAAATCGGCCAACTCGGCCGCCGAAGCCTTCTACGGTATAAAAGGTGGGGCAGGTGAGCAGAATACGCCCACGCTGGCACTGTTCGATTCTTTCGATCCGAAAGACCCCCGACGCGACATTACCGTAGCCAAAGGATACACGGACAACAATGGGGTATTTCAGGGCTTCCTGCAGATTGCCACCTTTACGAAGAAATACCTGGCGGCCACTAATTCGCTGAACGACAGCAAAGCAAACTGGAAAGTAATCCGCTATGCCGATGTGCTGCTGATGTATGCCGAAGCCCTGAATGAAAACGGCAAAACCGATCAGGCGCTTACCTATCTGAACCAGGTGCGTACGCGGGCCAAAATGCCAGCTTACCCGACCATGACGAAAGACCTGCTACGGACGAAGATTTACGACGAACGTGTCTACGAACTGTCGATGGAGGGCGTTCGCTGGTTCGACCTCGCCCGGACGGGCCGTCTGGACGCGGTGATGGGGCCACTGGGCTACAAACCGTTCAACGCCCTCTTTCCGATTCCACTGGTCGAAATTCAGATTATCAATAACCCATCGGTTCTGCCACAAAATCCGGGGTATAGTTGA
- a CDS encoding GH92 family glycosyl hydrolase, with amino-acid sequence MKRNISSFVVFVLVSYLMSSQVGFGQKKPNSADGLTYIDPTIGNVAPLLNSNRPVVHLPNQMVRIYPKRQDHLDMQITDFPMLSQNVITPQLIFAIKPYSGALADTGWYRRLTYDHDFETVHPWYYSVRLTDDNILTEFTPGARTGIYRFTFPPGVKKHLLLSHYYANGKYDFQNGNAIAGTETVNDAIHEQKGMAYLYGMFTGKPQTGKRDGEKDWGRYTVTGTQEKPKKVPGERAYASYSESDGPVVEFRYGVSFISVEQAKKNLEAELAGVSFDQQKAKAQAAWAKTIGRIQVEGGTEAQKRSFYTALYRCYARMFDMTEDGKYYSGYDKTVHTDKRPFYNDDYTWGNYLALHPLRCILDPDREADMLESYVRMYKESGWMPEYPKPYGDRPGMFGFKSCVMFLDAYRKGIRNFDTKTALEGMLKNAEQATMLPSRNGPKGALEDFYYAKGYYPALRPGETETDPFASQKRGQKRSAVAITLGNSYDSWALSEFAKELGNQPVAQKFAPYAQNYKNLFYPKTGFFMPKDAQGNWIDIDPKFDGGHAGLDYYNENNGWNYRWNVQQDIKGLTELMGGPDKVEQNLDQLFREGADRPKPVFWEKFPDQTGLIGQFAMGNQVTFFIPYLFNYTNAPWKTQKYTRLLLDTWFQDNIFGVPGDEDAGSMNSFVVFSAMGFYPTTPGIPRYSITSPLFTKISVALPNGKTFTVVARNNSRINKYIQSATLNGKPLKSLSFTHDELMTGGTLVLDMGEKTDKKWAILY; translated from the coding sequence ATGAAACGAAATATCAGCTCATTCGTCGTTTTTGTCCTGGTAAGTTACCTGATGAGTAGTCAGGTGGGCTTTGGGCAGAAGAAACCGAATTCAGCGGATGGATTAACGTACATTGACCCAACTATTGGCAATGTGGCCCCCCTGCTGAACAGCAATCGGCCGGTGGTTCATTTGCCTAATCAGATGGTCCGCATCTACCCCAAACGCCAGGACCATCTCGACATGCAGATCACGGATTTTCCGATGCTTTCGCAGAACGTCATTACGCCCCAACTGATTTTTGCGATCAAACCGTACTCCGGTGCGTTGGCCGATACGGGCTGGTACCGACGCCTGACCTACGATCACGATTTTGAAACGGTTCACCCCTGGTATTACTCAGTCCGGCTCACCGACGATAACATCCTGACCGAATTTACACCGGGCGCCCGCACAGGTATTTATCGGTTTACTTTCCCGCCTGGCGTGAAAAAGCACCTGCTTTTATCCCACTATTACGCCAACGGCAAATACGACTTTCAGAATGGGAATGCGATTGCAGGCACCGAGACCGTAAACGATGCGATTCATGAACAGAAGGGCATGGCCTACCTGTACGGTATGTTTACGGGCAAACCCCAGACCGGCAAGCGCGATGGCGAAAAAGACTGGGGACGCTATACCGTGACCGGTACCCAGGAAAAGCCCAAAAAAGTGCCGGGTGAACGGGCCTATGCAAGTTATTCTGAGTCGGACGGTCCGGTCGTGGAGTTTCGGTATGGGGTTTCGTTCATTAGTGTCGAACAGGCAAAAAAGAATCTGGAAGCTGAACTCGCTGGGGTAAGTTTCGATCAACAGAAAGCGAAGGCACAGGCGGCCTGGGCCAAAACCATCGGTCGGATTCAGGTCGAAGGGGGAACTGAAGCGCAGAAACGGAGCTTTTACACAGCCTTGTACCGTTGCTACGCCCGTATGTTCGATATGACCGAAGACGGGAAGTATTATAGTGGCTATGATAAGACGGTTCACACCGATAAACGACCTTTCTACAACGACGATTACACTTGGGGGAACTACCTGGCCCTGCATCCCTTACGCTGCATTCTGGACCCAGACCGGGAAGCCGACATGCTGGAATCCTACGTGCGAATGTATAAGGAGAGCGGCTGGATGCCCGAATATCCCAAACCCTACGGAGATCGGCCCGGTATGTTTGGCTTCAAATCCTGTGTGATGTTTCTGGATGCTTACCGCAAGGGTATTCGCAACTTCGACACCAAAACGGCATTGGAAGGGATGCTAAAAAATGCCGAACAGGCGACCATGCTGCCCTCCCGAAACGGTCCTAAAGGCGCTCTGGAAGATTTTTATTATGCCAAAGGCTACTATCCGGCCTTGCGACCGGGCGAAACCGAAACCGATCCGTTTGCCTCGCAGAAGCGGGGGCAAAAGCGGTCGGCGGTGGCTATCACCCTGGGCAACAGCTACGATAGCTGGGCGTTGAGTGAATTCGCTAAAGAGCTGGGTAATCAGCCCGTCGCCCAGAAATTTGCGCCCTACGCCCAGAATTACAAAAATCTCTTCTATCCGAAAACGGGCTTTTTCATGCCCAAAGATGCCCAGGGCAACTGGATTGACATCGATCCGAAGTTTGATGGTGGCCATGCGGGACTGGATTACTACAACGAAAACAATGGCTGGAATTACCGTTGGAATGTACAGCAGGACATCAAAGGACTGACCGAACTGATGGGCGGCCCCGATAAGGTAGAACAAAACCTCGACCAACTGTTTCGGGAAGGGGCCGACCGTCCTAAGCCGGTTTTCTGGGAGAAATTTCCTGATCAGACCGGGTTGATCGGTCAGTTTGCGATGGGCAATCAGGTGACGTTTTTTATTCCCTACCTGTTCAATTACACCAATGCCCCCTGGAAAACCCAGAAGTACACCCGGCTGCTGCTGGACACCTGGTTTCAGGACAACATCTTCGGTGTGCCGGGTGATGAAGATGCCGGTTCCATGAACTCGTTTGTCGTCTTTTCGGCGATGGGTTTTTATCCAACTACGCCCGGTATTCCCCGCTATTCGATCACCAGCCCCTTGTTTACTAAAATCAGCGTCGCTTTACCGAATGGCAAAACCTTTACGGTGGTTGCCCGGAATAATTCCCGGATCAATAAATATATCCAGTCGGCTACACTGAACGGCAAACCATTGAAATCGCTCTCGTTTACGCACGATGAGCTGATGACTGGTGGTACGCTGGTACTGGATATGGGTGAGAAAACCGACAAAAAATGGGCGATACTCTATTAA
- a CDS encoding L-lactate permease translates to MVWKQVIDPFDNLFLSALLASLPILFIFWALIIRKMKGYQASLMAIVIASGIAMAVYKMPPQLAGLSILHGALYGLFPICWLVTMAVFLFNLTVKAGQFDIIKHFMASITSDRRLQALLIAFSFGAFLEGTAGFGAPVAITAAMLVGLGFNPLYASGICLIANTAPVAFGSIGIPITVASQVSGIPELPISQMVGRTLPILSVILPFYLVTIIAGFRKAREVMPAVLVSGGAFALLQYLSSNFLGPALPDVIAGLGSIICLMTFLRFWKPKTIWRFANEPAASFDSSIHYSGGELLRAWSPFLLLTIMVIFWGLQSIKEVLNAHGQLQFEFPGLHNAIQGQDGTLLAKVFKFNYLSAAGTAILIASLVAIPLVGLSYRQGLQVFGATLYQLRFPTLTVASVLGFAYLVNDSGITLTLARVLASTGSWFPFFAPVLGWLGVFITGSDTSANALFSKLQYATAHSIGVDPVVSVGANVSGGVVGKMISPQSIAVAAAAGDLVGKESDLFRFTVKHSFIMLVFICVLTLAQAYVFKWIIPVYELVTGAKSAATPDLSKGYTYLIGLVALLVALAVAVLTRAKKKPNVPTLVD, encoded by the coding sequence ATGGTCTGGAAACAAGTAATCGACCCGTTTGACAACCTCTTTTTATCGGCGCTGCTGGCTTCGCTGCCCATCCTGTTCATTTTCTGGGCGCTTATCATCCGAAAGATGAAAGGCTATCAGGCATCCCTGATGGCCATTGTGATTGCTTCAGGCATTGCCATGGCCGTCTATAAAATGCCCCCTCAACTGGCTGGGCTTTCCATTCTACATGGGGCACTCTATGGCCTGTTTCCCATCTGCTGGCTGGTGACCATGGCCGTTTTCCTCTTTAACCTCACCGTTAAGGCCGGACAGTTCGACATCATCAAACACTTCATGGCTTCCATCACTTCCGACCGACGACTCCAGGCCCTGCTCATCGCCTTCTCCTTCGGCGCTTTCCTGGAGGGCACCGCTGGATTCGGCGCGCCCGTGGCCATCACCGCTGCCATGCTGGTCGGACTAGGCTTCAACCCCCTCTATGCCTCCGGCATCTGCCTGATTGCCAACACCGCTCCCGTTGCCTTTGGCTCCATCGGTATTCCCATCACGGTGGCCTCCCAGGTCTCGGGCATTCCCGAACTGCCCATTTCCCAGATGGTGGGCAGAACCCTGCCTATTCTGTCGGTGATCCTGCCGTTTTACCTGGTAACCATCATTGCCGGATTCAGGAAGGCCCGGGAGGTGATGCCCGCCGTGCTGGTGTCGGGAGGAGCCTTTGCCCTGTTGCAATACCTGTCTTCCAATTTTCTGGGTCCTGCCCTGCCCGATGTGATTGCCGGACTAGGGTCGATTATCTGTCTGATGACGTTTCTACGGTTCTGGAAACCCAAAACCATCTGGCGGTTCGCCAACGAACCGGCGGCTAGCTTCGATAGCTCGATTCACTATTCGGGTGGGGAGTTACTGCGAGCCTGGAGCCCGTTCCTGCTGCTGACGATCATGGTGATTTTCTGGGGCTTGCAGTCGATCAAAGAGGTACTGAATGCGCATGGGCAACTTCAGTTCGAGTTTCCGGGTCTGCACAATGCCATTCAGGGACAGGATGGTACGTTGCTGGCTAAGGTTTTCAAGTTCAACTACCTCTCAGCGGCTGGTACGGCCATTCTGATTGCCTCGCTGGTAGCCATTCCGCTGGTGGGGCTGAGCTACCGGCAGGGGTTACAAGTCTTTGGTGCTACCCTGTATCAGCTACGGTTTCCGACCCTGACGGTGGCTTCGGTGCTGGGGTTTGCCTACCTGGTGAATGATTCGGGGATTACCCTGACCCTGGCGCGGGTACTGGCTAGCACGGGGAGTTGGTTCCCCTTTTTCGCGCCGGTGCTGGGGTGGCTGGGCGTGTTTATCACCGGGTCGGATACGTCGGCCAATGCCCTGTTCAGCAAGTTGCAGTATGCCACGGCTCACTCCATCGGGGTCGACCCGGTGGTGAGTGTGGGGGCCAATGTATCGGGGGGCGTGGTGGGTAAAATGATTTCGCCCCAGTCGATTGCGGTGGCGGCAGCGGCTGGTGATCTGGTGGGGAAAGAGTCGGATTTGTTCCGGTTTACGGTGAAGCACAGTTTCATCATGCTGGTCTTTATCTGTGTGCTCACGCTGGCTCAGGCGTATGTGTTCAAGTGGATTATTCCGGTTTATGAACTGGTAACGGGGGCTAAATCGGCAGCTACACCTGATTTATCGAAGGGCTATACGTATTTGATTGGCCTTGTTGCTTTACTGGTAGCCCTGGCGGTAGCTGTGCTGACGAGGGCGAAGAAAAAGCCCAACGTACCGACGCTGGTCGACTAA